From a single Terriglobia bacterium genomic region:
- a CDS encoding PadR family transcriptional regulator, with product MTKQDALQGSLPLLVLKILDRRGPLHGYGITAQIESFSEHLRVEEGSLYPALHRMEEAGLIKAKWSMTENNRRARMYEVTAAGRKQLQQDEQRWTAVAAAIGQVLKRA from the coding sequence ATGACTAAGCAAGACGCGCTTCAAGGTTCCCTTCCTCTTCTCGTTCTCAAGATTCTCGATCGCCGTGGACCGCTGCACGGTTACGGCATTACTGCTCAAATCGAGAGCTTCTCCGAGCACCTGCGAGTCGAGGAGGGTTCCCTTTATCCGGCTTTGCACCGAATGGAAGAGGCCGGTTTGATCAAGGCGAAGTGGAGTATGACCGAAAACAACCGCCGGGCCCGGATGTATGAAGTCACCGCGGCAGGCCGCAAGCAGCTCCAGCAGGACGAGCAGCGCTGGACAGCAGTCGCTGCGGCGATAGGACAAGTACTTAAGCGGGCATGA
- a CDS encoding DUF433 domain-containing protein yields MASLDWSQCPAVESIPGKVSGAWVLRGTRMPVAAIFENIEAGASIDDIMEWFDGLDREQVKAVIEFAVRSLDKEPAYAP; encoded by the coding sequence ATGGCAAGCCTTGATTGGTCCCAATGCCCGGCCGTGGAAAGCATCCCTGGCAAAGTGAGCGGCGCGTGGGTACTGCGGGGAACTCGTATGCCCGTCGCAGCGATCTTCGAAAATATCGAAGCCGGGGCTAGCATCGACGACATCATGGAATGGTTCGACGGGCTTGATCGCGAACAGGTCAAGGCCGTTATCGAGTTCGCCGTCCGCAGTCTCGACAAAGAGCCCGCTTACGCTCCGTAG
- a CDS encoding ABC transporter permease, with product MSWISRITNVFRRERIATDLDEELRFHVDQRTEEFVRDGMPRGEAELRARRRLGNALLLRESSYETKAAAWLDATLRDFQFGLRMLRKHPGFAAMGTIILALGIGATTAVFSMINAMLLRPLPYPNSDRLVSLYEPNPHIPGVPLGAFGPMTGDFFDWKKESRSFSSMALFTTDSMNLAVNNNAVRVNGSRVTGDFFQLLGISPAIGRGVVPGDDDPEKPEVVVISHALWRSRFGGDPDVLGKKLLLNARTYQVIGIMPAGFAFPSVDEWFDMNGEGGEGTDIWVPWVMTPEEKASRNSGSDVFGIGRLRPGVPLSQAQAEITAIAARLDSLHSQLRDWGAVVEPINANVIKMARAPMLIFMGAVVLVLLIACSNVASLILARTNRRMQEMTVRTALGAPRMRLVRQLLAESLCLAGAGGSLGLLAAFGAMRVISRLEPEIPRLNQASIDGRVLLVAAVVTLVTALLCGLFPALSASRCRLDQVLKGPGSRSIKGATGRLHRGLMVAEVAISFVLLVSSGLLMRSFIRVQSVDKGFVPNSVIAAHIQLDPRYDRTELQTAFFRTLVERANALPGVTAAAAIDHRPFGGGETFSLVEVDGAPFDEKQSFESRAVTPGYFEAMHIPLLEGTGFTDRDTPNRPPAFLVNRSFAEKYFPGQTAAGKRFRYHSGNAHSEWFTIRGVVGDVHYMRLGTSPPPQLYQCLCQSGADAAYVLTRTSLPADRMGSDLGKLVRGIDPALAVADVHTMSELASDAALEQRIPTAIMGGFGGVALFLSLVGLYGLMTCFVQQRTAEIGIRMALGAQRRSVMRMVLQQGSKLAFSGIAIGLICAWGATRFLTDLLFEIKATDAPTFLVVAALFGGVSILACYVPARRATRIDPMTALRYE from the coding sequence ATGTCCTGGATTTCTCGAATCACCAATGTCTTTCGTCGTGAACGGATCGCCACCGATCTGGACGAGGAGCTTCGCTTCCACGTCGACCAACGAACCGAGGAGTTCGTCCGCGATGGAATGCCGCGCGGCGAAGCCGAACTGAGGGCCCGCCGGCGATTAGGGAACGCTTTGCTTCTTCGCGAGTCGAGTTACGAGACAAAAGCAGCTGCCTGGCTCGACGCCACGCTACGCGATTTCCAGTTTGGTCTCCGCATGCTTCGTAAACACCCGGGATTCGCCGCAATGGGCACGATCATTTTGGCTTTGGGAATCGGAGCGACCACGGCGGTGTTCAGCATGATCAATGCGATGCTCTTGCGTCCGCTCCCGTATCCCAATTCCGATCGGCTGGTTTCGCTCTATGAACCCAATCCCCATATACCGGGTGTGCCGCTGGGAGCGTTCGGCCCCATGACCGGCGACTTCTTCGACTGGAAAAAGGAGAGCCGGTCATTCTCGAGCATGGCCTTGTTTACGACGGATTCAATGAACCTGGCGGTGAATAACAACGCCGTCCGCGTAAACGGGTCTCGAGTCACAGGAGATTTCTTTCAGCTTCTTGGGATATCACCGGCAATCGGCCGCGGCGTTGTGCCGGGCGACGACGATCCGGAAAAACCGGAGGTGGTGGTCATCAGTCACGCGCTCTGGCGGTCCCGCTTCGGCGGAGATCCTGATGTGCTGGGTAAGAAGCTGTTACTCAATGCAAGAACGTACCAGGTTATCGGAATCATGCCTGCGGGCTTTGCGTTTCCAAGCGTCGACGAGTGGTTCGATATGAACGGCGAGGGAGGCGAGGGAACGGATATCTGGGTGCCATGGGTGATGACTCCCGAAGAAAAAGCGTCGCGAAACAGCGGTTCCGACGTGTTCGGGATCGGGCGGTTGCGCCCGGGCGTGCCTTTGAGTCAGGCTCAAGCCGAGATAACCGCGATCGCGGCCCGGCTCGATTCCTTGCATTCCCAATTGCGGGATTGGGGAGCGGTGGTCGAGCCGATAAACGCCAATGTGATCAAGATGGCGCGCGCGCCCATGCTGATCTTCATGGGAGCGGTGGTTCTGGTCCTCCTGATTGCGTGCAGCAACGTTGCGAGTCTCATCCTTGCCCGCACGAACCGCAGGATGCAGGAAATGACGGTGCGCACGGCGCTGGGAGCGCCGCGAATGCGGCTGGTTCGCCAGTTGCTGGCGGAGTCGTTGTGCCTTGCCGGAGCCGGAGGGAGCCTGGGCCTGTTGGCCGCGTTTGGTGCAATGCGCGTTATCAGCCGCCTTGAACCCGAAATCCCGCGGCTCAACCAGGCATCGATCGACGGCCGCGTTCTGCTGGTCGCGGCCGTCGTGACTCTGGTGACGGCCTTGTTGTGTGGACTGTTTCCCGCGCTCTCGGCGTCACGGTGCAGGCTGGATCAGGTACTCAAAGGTCCCGGATCGCGCTCGATCAAAGGCGCCACCGGCCGCTTGCATCGCGGATTGATGGTCGCGGAAGTGGCGATTTCGTTCGTTCTGCTCGTGAGCTCCGGTTTGCTGATGCGCAGCTTCATCAGAGTTCAGTCGGTCGACAAGGGTTTCGTGCCGAACTCGGTGATCGCCGCTCATATCCAACTCGATCCGCGATACGACAGGACCGAACTTCAAACGGCATTCTTTCGAACGTTGGTGGAGAGAGCCAATGCACTTCCGGGCGTCACGGCGGCTGCGGCGATCGACCACCGGCCCTTTGGCGGTGGGGAAACCTTCAGCTTGGTGGAAGTGGATGGGGCCCCGTTTGACGAAAAGCAGTCCTTCGAATCCAGGGCTGTCACGCCCGGGTACTTCGAAGCGATGCACATCCCGCTGCTCGAAGGCACGGGGTTCACCGATCGCGACACACCGAACCGGCCGCCCGCTTTCCTCGTGAACCGCAGCTTTGCCGAAAAGTATTTCCCGGGCCAGACCGCCGCTGGAAAACGCTTCCGGTATCACAGCGGTAATGCTCACTCGGAGTGGTTTACGATCCGCGGCGTCGTCGGAGATGTGCATTACATGAGGTTGGGAACCAGCCCGCCTCCGCAGCTCTACCAATGTTTATGCCAAAGCGGCGCCGACGCGGCATATGTACTGACTCGGACCAGTCTTCCTGCGGATCGCATGGGTTCGGATCTAGGCAAACTGGTTCGCGGCATCGATCCGGCCCTGGCAGTCGCCGACGTGCACACGATGAGTGAGCTGGCTTCGGACGCCGCTTTAGAGCAGCGAATTCCCACAGCGATCATGGGTGGATTTGGCGGCGTCGCTCTGTTTTTGTCGCTCGTGGGTCTGTATGGTTTGATGACCTGCTTCGTCCAGCAGAGAACAGCCGAAATCGGAATCCGGATGGCTCTGGGCGCCCAGCGCCGCAGCGTCATGCGCATGGTCCTCCAGCAAGGGTCGAAACTGGCGTTCAGCGGGATCGCGATCGGTTTGATCTGCGCCTGGGGCGCAACCCGGTTTCTCACAGACTTATTGTTTGAAATCAAAGCGACGGATGCGCCGACATTTCTCGTGGTTGCCGCCCTGTTTGGTGGCGTCTCGATACTTGCCTGTTATGTGCCTGCGCGGCGTGCCACGCGGATCGATCCAATGACGGCGTTACGGTATGAATGA